The Borreliella burgdorferi B31 DNA segment TTATTGGCAAATTCATATCCACCAAAATTTCATAGAAATTATAGATGGAAAATTCTTTGTTATTTTTTGGCAAATTATTTAATAATATTAAAATTATTTGATTTTTATTATTAAATTGTAATATTATTATTTTGAATTAAAATTATATTTATTAGTCTAAATTTGTAAGGAGAATATTTTGAAAAACCCCAAATCAAATAAATCTAAGCTTAACATTATTACAGCAATATTAGCTTCAATTTACATATCATGTGCACCTATTGGAAAGGTCAATACAAAGCCAAATAGTGATACCAATCCAGAAAATAACCAAAATTAGAATTTAGAGAAGCTTTTCGTATAAATTTTTTATAATTTTCAGGATTATACTCACTGGCAACTATGTTCAATATTCCTCAAATGGCTATAATAAAGGAATATTGAAATTATAGGCTATGTAAGCTGCCGATGCACTTTCCATATCTATTATAATTGTATTTTCAAATTCTTCAAAAATATTTTAGATATATTGATTTTCATAATTAATAGATCAGTCTTCCAACAATTATTAACCCTAAATGTGATATTGTCCTGCCTATCTTGATTTAGAAGCCTTTATTGCAAATGTTTATTTGATATAAATTTTTTAGAATGTTCTGGAGCCTGTCCTATTTAATACTTAGAGGAATTTAAAAAACATATACAAAGCTAAAAATTATCTAAAAAGCAATTTTTCATACTACATGTTCCAGATGGTATAAAAATAAAAAATGATTTAAGGAACTATAAAGTTTATCTTTTAAAGTTCCTTAAATCCACAAAAGCTTTGCTATAAGCTCTGATATAAATTATAGAATATGGGGAAGGAAGTACCAATAGTTAAAATTATAGCTTTTAAGTCAACTAAAGGGGTTGAAGAAAAATATAAAGTTAAAAGCCCAAAGTTAATTTCTGAAGTATTGAATATTGATTTTTATCAATATAAAATTAGTATTGCTCTAATTAGGTAAAGGGGCTTCAAGAAAGCCCGGGCGCATTAATTCATATAATTTTTAGGGGTTTAAATGACTATTTAAAAAAGCATTTGTTAAATTTCTCTACAAGGAAAGCAAATATAATTATATACTTGCGCATCTTACTATACAAGATAAACAAAATAATAGGGATAAAACCTATAAAATTGCATTGGGTCTAAAATTATTTCATTATGGTTGTTAGCCCGGATGTTTAAAGTTTTTTGAGATTTTTAAATATCATTAAAAGCTTGGAATTTTTTGTAATGAGCTGTAATGATATTTTTACTAAAAAAGGGACACTTTCTAATCTAAAATTGAGTGCGGTTGAACGTTGTATTTTAGATGACATGGAAATAGTGATAATGAATTAAAAAATAATTTATTTGAAAGTTATGATGAAAAAACTTGGACGAGTTTTTTATGAGCTTGGGATCTAACCTTTTTTATACAATTTTTTAGCTTGTATTTGTAATATTACAACTTTTTAAACTCTTCTTACATAATTTCAATTTATTAATTGAAATTATGYTCATACATATTATATAAATCTTAAAAGTTTCTAAATCTAATACTGAATATTACGATTTATTTTTAGTTATCATATAATTTTAAAAAAAAAATATTATATTCAACCTTATTAACTTCTTTATTTAAAATATCCGTATGGCCCAATAACTATAAAATAGACATTAAACGTATGTGCAACATGCCCTATTACGACACCTTCCATCTCAATAACTATTACATCTTTAAAGTTTTTTATAATTTTGTTCATATATTTTAGATCAATAAACTGATCTCCTGAAACTATTAATCCCAAATATGCATTAAAATCTATAATTTTTGATTTAACAACCTCTATAGCTTTACTAGCCCAATATTAAAAACATATACAAAAATTCAAATTTTTACCACTTTTTTTAAATTTCTTGCAAAAATATTGAAAAAGGGATTTGATCGTATTAACTGCATTAATAAAAACCCTAAATACATTAAATTTAAAATTTTATTTGCCCGCGCTATAAAACAAAATTTGATAAGCATAAAAATACCTTTGCTTCTTTTTCTAAATACTCTTTCACTCTTTTTAAGCCTTTATCATTTGCATAATTGTTGCAAGAACTTATCAACACAAAAATAATAAAACAATAAACATTTTTTTGCATATTGCTCTATAGAGTAAAACAAAATACAATACTATATAAATTATATTTACAATATTTTCTACAAATTCTAAAAAGTTAACAGGTCAATTGATATTGATCCACAGAATTTCTTGTCTTTTGCTTAATTCTTTTTGTGATATAATGAAAAAATATTTTATAAATTCTTGACTTTGATCAAGGTAATAGGAGAAATTTTATGCAAAAAGACATATATATTTCGAATATATTTTTATATATACCATTATTTTATTCGTGTTTTTTGACGCCACCAAAATCTTTAAAAATCAACAGTATCAAAACTGAAGTTTTTGATTTTAAGATAATTGAAGAGGGGGATATTACAAAATATAATAAAAACCCCATTAAAGAGAGTAACAATAATATTTGTCTTACTTTTAAGGAACCCGAATTAAATGAAATAAAAGAAGGAGAGGTGTTTGAAATACTTGCAAATGGTTATGTTACATGGGCAAAATCTGGTGATTTAAGAGATATAAAAGATAAAAATAATAATTTAATTGAAGATCTTAGAGAGCTTAAGTATTCTTATATTTTTTCACCCATCCGATTCAAAACTTATTCATTGCTTACCTTTAGCTATACTAATTATAGCATTAATGACAATAACTATAAAATATTCGGTCAAGAAGTACCTATAGCTAAGATAATAGCATTTGAATCAACTGAAGAGTTTGAAAAAAAATATGAAATCAAAAGTTTAAAACTAAATTCTGAAGAGTCGAATATTGATTTTGAACAAAATAGAACTGGTTTTGCCAAAATCAATTTAAAAGAAACTTCAAGGGAACCTCAATACATTTATTCATATAATTTTGGGGTTTTTGACAATTCCTTAGCAGATTATTTTAAGCTCTTTTACAAGAAAAGTAAATGCAACTATATGCCTGCATATCTTACTATAAAAGATAAACAAACAAATAAAGATAAAACCTACGAAATCATATTAAATCTAAAGCTATTTAATGATGCTATTAGATTAATATTTGATAAGTATTCAAATTTATCAAAAGAAAAATTAAAACTTTTTATTGATGAATGATGAAAACTGAATAAGAAAAGCAAAGGCAAAAAAATGGAGCCAAAAATTCAGCAATTAATATATTCAAAATTGATAAAGTTATATGGCATATGAGGTATTTTAACTTGTTGATTTAAAAGTATTGGTATTGAAAAAACCAAAGTAAATTGTCTTCCCCCTTTTTTCTTTTTGTGGATATTAAAACAAAAATCTTTAAAAGTTTCTTAAGCATTATGTAAAATATTTAATTCAAAATATAATAAAACTATTAATTTTAATTTTTCATAAATTAAAATTAATAGTTTTTGGTTTTAATATTATTATATTAATAACATATACCTAGATTTTTACAAACTTAAAAGGAGCTGGGGTATAATATGGAAAAACATATCACAATATTCTTTTCTAAACAATAAAAAAATTGTTACTTTTGAACTTTAAATTACTTGCTAACGGATTTAAATGAATTTATTTGAACTAGCTTTTTTATAATTCTATTGTTTATTAGATATCCTAGTTTCTTATTTCTTACTATTTCAGGAATATAATTTGCTGATAATTTTTTCATAATTTACAAACTCTTTGAAACAAGCTTGTGCATATTCTTCAAATTATCTCTACTTACATTTAAATTTTTTTGCTTTTCTATTATTTTCCCAATTAAGTCTTTTTCCTTTTTAAAAAACTCACACATTAAAATTCCCAAAAATTTCTTCTTTTTTTTAACTCTAAAATTAATTCTTTTAGGTTCTTTTTTCTTAGATTTAGTTTTATTTAACTCTATATAGCTAATACTTTTTTTAAAGCAACAATATATCTTCCCCTTACCATATTATTTTTGTTATGTGTTACAATAATTATCTCAAATTTAAAAATTTCTTTGTTTATAATTATTAGGAAACACAAAACAAATAAAATAAATCAAACTTTTATTTATGTAAAAATTATACTAAATGATAGTATAACTACTCTTAATTAGCATTTTAATTAAAATGCCTAACTTTTCCGAAATGGAGAAGCTATAAAAAACATAAAATTTACACCCTACAATATACACCATATGAATATATACATGTCCTATTTTGAAGTTTTTTATTAATGAATTAACCCTATATTTATTTTATGAGCATAATAGAAGGACATTTATTTTACAAAGTTTCTGAAGCTCAAAAATCCTTAAAAACAAGTTTGATTATAAAATCACAAAAAGCCATTTAAAATACAAACTAGAGGTTTTTGAATGTTATATTAAAATAGAAAATATAATGATGATTTCAGAAGATTCCTTAAAATATTTAACACTTGACTTAGTCTTATTTAAAACAACTAAAAATATAAAATAGAAGTAAAAAAGAAATTCAAAAAATGCCTAAATTTAGAGAATTAATCAAAAAAAAGATAAATATATTGTTTATATAATGGATGCAATTTAAAAAAACCTATCCCCTAATTTTAAAAACAGAAAACTTTCTCCTTTATGCTACAGAAATAAAATTTTTAACAACAATTATTTTTATTATTTCGGCCTTTTTTCTCAAATTTTTATTGTCCCAAAAAGGTAACAATAAAACGAATAACCTAGAAGAGGTGGCCAATTTGTTATTTAAAAACTTTAAAATTTTTTGCAATGCATTTTAAATTCCAAATTACTTTTGCATAAATAAATAAACTTCTCTTTGCGCAAATGGAAATCCAAACCGATCACTAAAATATTTCTTAAAAAATTATATTCAGCTAGCCCAGATATCATTTGCTTTTCACACTGAAAAGCATCCTCTTGAACACTAGAATTAAAAACACACTGTTTTTAAAATTTTCAATTTAAATTAAAGATTGTATTTTGGCAAAAAATTTTCTATATCTATTTTATATTCTCTGTCTTCATTAGAAATTAACATAATCTTTAATCGTTTTAATTTTTTGATTTTCTTAAAAAACCCTTTAGAAATAGTAACACACAAGGTATTTTTTACTACAAAAGGAAATTCTAAATGAAAAAACTTTTCATTTATATTCGGATCACCAATGTTAAAATCTTTTAATTGCTGCCATTTCTCACTTGGTAAATTATTTTCATGCTTTGAAACTTTAGCATCTTCAAATCCTTCAAAAATTACACTTTTAAAACCTAAAATTTTATTGTCATGCACTTTAAAATCAAACCTATAAACGGTAGATAACGCTTTATAAGCATCT contains these protein-coding regions:
- a CDS encoding S2/P23 family protein, encoding MQKDIYISNIFLYIPLFYSCFLTPPKSLKINSIKTEVFDFKIIEEGDITKYNKNPIKESNNNICLTFKEPELNEIKEGEVFEILANGYVTWAKSGDLRDIKDKNNNLIEDLRELKYSYIFSPIRFKTYSLLTFSYTNYSINDNNYKIFGQEVPIAKIIAFESTEEFEKKYEIKSLKLNSEESNIDFEQNRTGFAKINLKETSREPQYIYSYNFGVFDNSLADYFKLFYKKSKCNYMPAYLTIKDKQTNKDKTYEIILNLKLFNDAIRLIFDKYSNLSKEKLKLFIDE
- the bptA gene encoding virulence-associated protein BptA codes for the protein MGKILFFGLLLICIFLGFFFYKQKENNVIYNKIVEKFDDNVFVDETYTYLFKDSNLKELVFIKSQLIIPELKHKKMIKATGYRADAYKALSTVYRFDFKVHDNKILGFKSVIFEGFEDAKVSKHENNLPSEKWQQLKDFNIGDPNINEKFFHLEFPFVVKNTLCVTISKGFFKKIKKLKRLKIMLISNEDREYKIDIENFLPKYNL